A genomic region of Catalinimonas niigatensis contains the following coding sequences:
- a CDS encoding MlaE family ABC transporter permease has product MFTFLPKHLKQYFITTAELSQFAMRFFLVVFKPPYEFEELLKQSYRIGYQSLPLVGITGFIMGVVLTLQSRPTLIEFGAESWMPSMVGISIVREIGPVITALICAGKVGSSIGAELGSMKVTEQIDAMEVSGNNPFKYLVVTRILAATLMLPVLVVFADIISLTGSFLVENIKGGVGWTLYFNQVFTNLQFSDIIPSVGKSFFFGFAIGLVGCYQGYCSEKGTEGVGTAANTAVVMASMLVFMLDFLAVLVADIFYEL; this is encoded by the coding sequence GTGTTTACCTTCTTACCTAAGCACTTAAAGCAGTATTTTATCACAACTGCCGAACTTTCACAGTTTGCCATGCGCTTCTTTTTGGTGGTTTTCAAGCCTCCTTATGAATTTGAAGAACTGCTGAAGCAGTCGTACCGCATTGGTTATCAATCCTTACCTCTGGTGGGGATAACAGGCTTCATTATGGGAGTGGTACTCACGCTACAATCGCGGCCTACGCTCATTGAATTTGGAGCTGAATCGTGGATGCCTTCTATGGTAGGTATCTCTATCGTTCGGGAAATAGGTCCGGTGATCACAGCACTCATTTGTGCCGGCAAAGTAGGTTCCAGCATCGGAGCAGAATTGGGTTCAATGAAGGTAACCGAGCAGATTGATGCTATGGAAGTATCAGGTAACAATCCATTCAAATATCTGGTGGTGACCCGCATACTGGCAGCCACCCTCATGTTACCTGTGTTGGTAGTGTTTGCCGATATCATTTCGCTGACAGGCTCCTTTTTGGTGGAAAATATAAAAGGTGGAGTGGGATGGACTTTATACTTTAATCAGGTCTTTACCAATCTCCAATTCAGTGATATCATTCCTTCCGTTGGAAAATCCTTTTTCTTTGGTTTTGCCATCGGTTTGGTAGGCTGCTATCAGGGATACTGCTCTGAAAAAGGAACTGAAGGTGTAGGTACAGCGGCAAATACAGCAGTAGTCATGGCCTCTATGCTGGTTTTTATGTTGGATTTTCTGGCCGTGCTGGTAGCAGATATCTTCTATGAATTGTGA
- a CDS encoding ABC transporter ATP-binding protein: METAISEHTNAFLASAHSSVITIRNLNKSFGKHQVLRDFNLILCEEENLVVLGKSGSGKSVLIKCIVGLIPIDAGEVYVLGKNVAHLNREELDILRRNIGFLFQWGALYDSMTVRENLCFPLRKHSKQTKQQISMKVEAVLESVGLPEAVDLMPSELSGGMKKRIALARTLMLDPKIILYDEPTSGLDPITAKEISELIRVVQRQHHTASMIITHDMDCAKTTADRIVVLSDGTNYAEGSYESLRESDDLKVKGFFL; this comes from the coding sequence ATGGAAACAGCCATAAGTGAACATACAAATGCTTTCCTTGCTTCAGCGCATTCATCTGTAATTACAATCCGAAACCTCAACAAATCTTTTGGTAAACATCAGGTACTTCGTGACTTTAATCTGATACTCTGTGAAGAAGAAAATCTGGTTGTCCTTGGAAAGTCTGGTTCTGGTAAGTCCGTATTGATCAAATGTATTGTTGGGTTAATTCCTATTGATGCCGGAGAGGTCTATGTGTTGGGAAAAAATGTTGCTCATTTGAACCGTGAAGAATTGGATATCCTTCGTCGTAACATTGGCTTTTTGTTCCAGTGGGGTGCATTGTATGATTCCATGACCGTTCGTGAGAATCTGTGCTTTCCGTTACGAAAACACAGCAAGCAAACCAAACAACAAATTAGCATGAAAGTAGAAGCCGTACTGGAAAGTGTAGGTCTACCAGAAGCAGTAGATCTTATGCCTTCTGAATTGTCAGGCGGAATGAAAAAACGAATTGCCTTGGCCCGGACGCTCATGCTTGATCCTAAAATTATTCTATATGACGAGCCTACCAGCGGACTGGACCCAATTACTGCTAAGGAAATCAGCGAACTTATTCGGGTAGTACAGCGGCAGCACCATACAGCTTCTATGATCATTACTCATGATATGGATTGTGCAAAGACTACTGCCGATAGGATTGTAGTTCTATCGGATGGCACGAACTACGCTGAAGGAAGTTATGAAAGTTTGCGTGAGTCTGACGACCTGAAGGTGAAAGGTTTTTTTCTCTAA
- a CDS encoding universal stress protein — protein MRTILVPTDFSPQAEYALNAAQQLAQTLKASIHLVYVLEFPMTDEEAPVIHVEVLPVTYLRKIKQESQERLLQFMEKGKKTDIPITSEVRVGNPYRSIVRALLEKEADLVVMGSKGVSGTQEILIGSNAERMVRLSPCPVLIIKDKADFSRIENIVYATSLRNEESTVIKVLGKLQHAYGAQLHVVRVNTLSNFLDDPLVRKQLRAFAKNHHLKNYTLSTFSDIGEEEGIIHFADEVGADLIAMSTHGRRGLRHLLEGSVAEDVVNHTKLPVWTMVLRTSTK, from the coding sequence ATGAGAACCATTCTTGTTCCTACCGACTTTTCCCCACAGGCTGAGTATGCTCTGAATGCAGCCCAACAACTGGCACAGACACTGAAAGCTTCTATCCATCTTGTTTATGTATTAGAATTTCCGATGACTGATGAAGAGGCACCAGTTATCCATGTAGAGGTTTTACCGGTAACATACCTGCGTAAAATCAAGCAAGAAAGTCAAGAGCGATTACTACAATTCATGGAAAAGGGAAAGAAAACGGATATTCCTATTACTTCCGAGGTTCGAGTGGGTAATCCATACCGTAGCATTGTGCGCGCTCTACTAGAGAAAGAAGCGGATTTGGTAGTCATGGGATCGAAAGGGGTAAGTGGTACTCAAGAAATTTTGATAGGCTCCAACGCGGAGCGAATGGTACGTTTATCACCTTGCCCGGTACTGATAATAAAAGACAAAGCAGACTTTTCAAGAATAGAAAACATAGTATATGCTACATCTTTACGTAACGAAGAGAGTACAGTCATTAAAGTACTGGGCAAGTTGCAGCATGCCTATGGCGCACAATTACACGTAGTTCGTGTGAATACCCTGAGTAATTTTTTAGATGATCCGTTGGTCAGGAAGCAGTTACGAGCCTTTGCCAAAAATCATCATCTAAAAAACTACACCCTTAGTACATTTAGTGACATTGGTGAAGAGGAAGGCATCATTCACTTTGCTGATGAAGTCGGCGCAGACCTAATAGCCATGTCAACCCACGGTAGACGAGGTCTGAGGCATTTATTGGAAGGCAGCGTTGCCGAAGATGTGGTCAATCATACTAAGCTTCCGGTATGGACCATGGTTCTAAGAACATCCACAAAATAA
- a CDS encoding MlaD family protein, whose product MSHETTYKIKLGIFVTLGFIFLVIALYLVGNQRNMFNTRFQLSSRFTDVNGLREGNNVRFAGIDVGIVKRIMIVSDSIVQVDMLIRGDVRDYIKKNALATIGTDGLVGNVIVNIRSGTGKALPVEINDWIDSQSNVDTDALLKTLSVSNENVSALSRNLVDITDRINTGQGTVGMLIKDERFAENLQQILANLLQASEGAAATMTELKSTVSKISHGPGIIGFLAEDTMTVKQVRHTIQNLQSSSQEIAHITHDIHLMVQRVEEGKGTAGLLISDSLMADEVQQRLDEIQTGIGLFNENMEALKHNFLLRRYFRKQKKQNQ is encoded by the coding sequence ATGAGCCACGAAACCACCTATAAAATTAAATTAGGAATTTTTGTGACCCTTGGATTTATTTTCCTGGTCATAGCCTTATACCTGGTAGGTAATCAACGCAACATGTTCAATACCCGCTTTCAACTGAGTAGCCGTTTTACTGATGTCAATGGTTTGAGAGAAGGAAATAATGTGCGTTTTGCAGGTATAGATGTGGGCATTGTAAAACGTATCATGATTGTCAGTGATTCAATTGTTCAGGTGGACATGCTTATTCGTGGAGATGTCAGGGACTACATTAAGAAAAACGCATTAGCTACTATTGGTACTGATGGACTGGTAGGAAATGTGATTGTTAACATACGATCAGGCACAGGCAAAGCACTTCCTGTAGAAATCAATGACTGGATTGACTCTCAATCCAATGTAGACACTGATGCCTTGCTTAAGACACTTAGTGTCTCCAACGAAAACGTGTCTGCCCTTAGCCGAAACCTGGTAGACATTACTGATCGCATCAATACCGGACAGGGCACAGTGGGAATGCTCATCAAAGATGAACGTTTTGCTGAAAATCTACAGCAAATTTTAGCCAACCTTTTACAAGCAAGTGAAGGAGCAGCAGCCACGATGACAGAGCTGAAAAGCACTGTATCCAAAATCAGTCATGGCCCTGGAATTATTGGTTTTTTAGCAGAAGATACCATGACAGTTAAGCAAGTTCGACATACGATCCAAAACTTACAATCTTCCAGTCAGGAAATAGCTCACATAACGCACGATATCCATCTGATGGTACAGCGGGTAGAAGAAGGGAAAGGTACAGCCGGATTACTTATCAGTGACAGTCTCATGGCTGATGAGGTGCAACAGCGTCTTGACGAGATTCAAACTGGCATAGGCCTGTTTAATGAGAATATGGAAGCACTCAAACATAACTTCCTGCTCCGCCGATATTTTAGAAAACAGAAAAAACAAAATCAGTAG
- a CDS encoding universal stress protein, with the protein MKIGKILILIDLGEETPSLLRYGFQLAQTLKANVWLQHIYYIPPDLVGEVFIPSEALKKYEKKVFREYKKLKKGTLSEIAEPHFIVSHGDLVEKANQLIDQENIDLVVVGNQGGGLSTNILGSNTLKLIHHAHCQVLSVPKQAEFKPFMRMAFATDWQDTSATLLQRIKDFVQLFNAHLDIIHVSEKHERREVSIEVTGMADLSHTFYYHWAKDVEEGLQQHVAEYQNDLIVLIPHHHDFFDRLFRRSVTRQMVFHSHVPLLTLHESFVSQG; encoded by the coding sequence ATGAAAATTGGCAAAATACTTATCCTCATTGATCTTGGTGAGGAAACGCCGTCACTACTGAGGTATGGCTTTCAATTAGCCCAAACTTTGAAAGCCAACGTTTGGTTACAGCATATCTACTATATTCCTCCTGATTTAGTGGGAGAAGTCTTTATTCCCAGTGAGGCATTAAAAAAATATGAAAAAAAAGTATTTAGAGAATATAAAAAGCTCAAAAAAGGAACATTATCAGAAATTGCAGAACCACACTTCATCGTCAGTCATGGAGATCTGGTTGAAAAGGCCAATCAATTAATTGATCAGGAAAATATAGATCTGGTAGTGGTGGGAAATCAGGGAGGAGGTTTATCTACCAACATCCTTGGAAGCAACACATTAAAATTGATTCATCATGCCCATTGTCAGGTACTATCTGTTCCAAAACAAGCAGAATTTAAACCCTTTATGCGTATGGCCTTTGCCACCGATTGGCAAGATACTTCTGCCACGCTCTTACAAAGGATCAAAGACTTCGTCCAACTGTTTAATGCCCATCTGGATATCATCCATGTGAGCGAGAAGCATGAAAGGAGAGAAGTCAGTATAGAGGTTACTGGTATGGCAGATCTTTCCCATACTTTCTATTATCATTGGGCAAAGGATGTAGAAGAAGGCTTACAACAGCATGTGGCCGAATACCAAAACGATCTGATCGTATTGATTCCTCACCACCACGATTTTTTTGACCGACTTTTCCGAAGAAGTGTAACACGTCAAATGGTTTTTCATAGTCATGTTCCTTTGCTAACCTTACACGAATCATTTGTTTCTCAGGGATAG
- a CDS encoding Acg family FMN-binding oxidoreductase, with protein sequence MSTHNLIHNRSRSTTTMEELIKLLLRYTIMAPSSHNTQPWKFRVTEDQIQIYADFNRWLAVADADRRELYISVGCALENLLLAAHTFRYRCKVTYFPDPSQEDWVADVKLKNDPDLHDEESMALFSYVMRRRTYHHRFQTQPIEKKVQERLKAWAYPDGVDLYLVEDVEHKHKIEELIVQGDAIQFADPDFRQELGYLVGQSVFGTSWLISKMGQWVVTHLNVGKQQSEKDAALIEQAPLIGILYTKNNSREVEVKVGQAYERLNLGCTQLNIGVQPMSQPLEVPALKQQLAKFLPYPDSYPQHLFRIGYADLEQKPTPRKEVEEFLF encoded by the coding sequence ATGTCTACGCATAACCTTATCCACAATAGGTCAAGGTCAACTACTACGATGGAAGAGTTGATCAAACTACTACTCCGATATACCATTATGGCTCCTTCAAGTCACAATACACAGCCATGGAAATTTAGAGTAACAGAAGATCAGATTCAGATATACGCCGATTTTAACCGTTGGCTTGCTGTCGCTGATGCAGACCGAAGAGAATTATACATTAGTGTGGGTTGTGCTTTAGAGAATCTGCTATTGGCAGCACATACATTTCGGTACCGATGTAAGGTCACTTATTTTCCTGATCCTAGCCAAGAAGATTGGGTTGCTGATGTAAAGTTAAAAAATGACCCTGACCTACATGATGAAGAAAGCATGGCCTTATTCTCGTACGTGATGCGGCGAAGAACATATCATCATAGGTTTCAGACTCAGCCTATTGAAAAAAAGGTACAAGAGCGTTTGAAAGCCTGGGCTTATCCGGATGGAGTAGACTTGTACCTTGTGGAAGATGTTGAGCATAAGCATAAGATTGAAGAACTGATTGTGCAGGGAGATGCCATCCAGTTTGCTGACCCTGACTTTCGACAGGAACTGGGATATTTGGTAGGTCAATCGGTATTCGGAACTTCCTGGCTCATCTCTAAAATGGGGCAGTGGGTAGTTACTCATCTCAATGTAGGAAAGCAGCAATCAGAAAAAGATGCCGCTTTGATAGAACAAGCTCCTTTGATAGGTATCTTGTATACGAAAAACAACAGTCGGGAAGTAGAGGTAAAAGTAGGACAAGCTTATGAGCGTTTAAATTTAGGCTGTACACAACTAAACATTGGGGTACAGCCCATGAGCCAGCCTTTGGAAGTACCTGCATTGAAACAACAACTGGCGAAATTTCTACCCTATCCTGACAGTTATCCGCAGCATCTGTTCAGGATTGGTTATGCTGACCTGGAGCAAAAGCCTACTCCAAGAAAAGAAGTTGAGGAATTTTTGTTTTGA
- a CDS encoding MBL fold metallo-hydrolase: MKVKQFYDEALAHGSYAILSGGEIALIDPGRDPQPYLEFAQEHSAKIVAVFETHPHADFISSHLEFYEKHGAKIYINPKVGVSYPHHALNDREEVKLGHVFIRALYTPGHAPDHNTYMLFDEEGNPHSVYSGDTLFVGDVGRPDLREGAGLIHTRREELAHQMYHTIHEVFEKMDDQVIVYPAHGAGSLCGKNMRPETYSTIGHEKQHNWAFQITDENKFVEILLNDQPFIPKYFPFDVEVNRNGAPPFEESIKGIPQQNMNELLEAGLPIVDARSRILFKKGHMKGAINIQEGEKFETWLGTIISPNKQFYLLVENEGQKERLIRRAAKIGYETHIKAIIIAPQYFQERSQILDVEHFSLHPETYTIIDVRAPFEAKEKKSFKQAINIPLAELRERVSEIPLDKSIVVHCMGGYRSAIGASILEGILLETKVYDLGDEVLNFMRH; this comes from the coding sequence ATGAAAGTTAAACAGTTTTATGACGAAGCATTGGCACACGGCTCTTATGCTATCCTAAGTGGCGGTGAAATAGCACTCATTGATCCGGGTAGAGATCCTCAGCCATATCTGGAATTTGCCCAGGAACACAGCGCCAAAATCGTAGCAGTATTTGAGACACACCCCCATGCTGACTTTATCAGTAGCCACCTTGAGTTTTATGAGAAGCATGGCGCAAAAATTTATATTAATCCTAAAGTAGGCGTATCTTATCCTCATCATGCACTGAATGACAGAGAGGAAGTGAAGTTAGGGCATGTATTCATACGTGCCTTATACACTCCGGGCCATGCACCTGACCACAATACTTATATGCTGTTTGATGAAGAAGGCAATCCTCATTCGGTATACTCAGGAGATACTTTATTTGTAGGAGACGTAGGCAGGCCTGATTTACGGGAAGGAGCAGGTCTGATACATACCAGGCGCGAAGAACTGGCTCATCAGATGTATCATACCATTCATGAGGTTTTTGAGAAAATGGATGATCAGGTGATCGTTTATCCAGCCCATGGAGCAGGTTCTCTTTGCGGTAAAAATATGAGGCCGGAAACATACAGCACTATCGGACATGAAAAACAGCATAACTGGGCTTTTCAGATCACAGATGAAAATAAGTTTGTAGAAATCTTATTGAATGATCAGCCTTTTATACCTAAATATTTTCCATTTGATGTTGAAGTAAACAGGAATGGTGCTCCTCCCTTTGAAGAAAGCATTAAGGGAATTCCTCAACAGAATATGAATGAGCTGCTGGAAGCAGGACTACCTATCGTGGATGCACGGTCACGGATACTGTTTAAAAAAGGTCACATGAAAGGAGCTATCAATATTCAGGAAGGGGAAAAGTTTGAAACCTGGTTAGGTACCATCATTTCTCCAAACAAACAGTTTTATCTGTTAGTGGAAAACGAGGGGCAGAAAGAACGTCTCATCAGGCGAGCTGCCAAGATCGGTTATGAAACTCACATCAAAGCCATTATCATAGCACCACAATATTTTCAGGAAAGAAGTCAAATACTAGATGTGGAGCATTTTTCACTCCATCCTGAAACATACACCATCATTGATGTACGCGCTCCATTTGAGGCTAAGGAAAAAAAATCCTTTAAACAAGCCATAAATATTCCATTAGCAGAATTGCGGGAGCGGGTTTCAGAAATACCTCTTGATAAATCTATAGTAGTACATTGTATGGGAGGTTACCGATCTGCGATTGGAGCAAGTATATTGGAAGGTATTCTCCTTGAAACCAAAGTATACGATTTGGGAGATGAAGTGTTGAATTTCATGCGGCACTAA